In Pseudomonas sp. GCEP-101, one DNA window encodes the following:
- a CDS encoding ATP-binding protein, with amino-acid sequence MKTPLWFPQSFFARTLWLVLIVVLFSKALTLVYLLMNEDMLVDRQYSHGAALTVRAYWAADEKSREAIAQSAGLKWAPHEQGQPEEVHWPYTEIFQRQMRMELGIDTETRLRIHHPSMLWVRAPTLGEGWIGVPLYPHPLRGQQIWSVLGWFLGIGLLSTAAAWIFVRLLSQPLKRLVFASREFGKGRSVRLPLGPETPSEMAEVYRAFNQMADDVEQAGRERELMLAGVSHDLRTPLTRLRLSLELMPDSDREMVEDMVRDIEDMDAILDQFLAFIRDGRDESVEEGDLADLIREVADAFNQNGNRVRLCLETLPLFRFRRVSIKRLLGNLIENGLNHGGGKVEVAAHVAGGGGAPYVVLSVLDRGAGVDPQELDNIFNPFFRGDKARGGKGTGLGLAIVKRIAEQHGGSIELRNREGGGVEARVCLPLGLLLPRDAH; translated from the coding sequence TTGAAAACACCCCTCTGGTTCCCGCAAAGCTTCTTCGCCCGCACGCTCTGGCTGGTGCTCATCGTCGTGCTGTTTTCCAAGGCGCTGACCCTGGTCTACCTGCTGATGAACGAAGACATGCTGGTCGACCGCCAGTACAGCCACGGTGCGGCGCTGACCGTGCGCGCGTACTGGGCGGCGGACGAAAAGTCGCGCGAGGCTATCGCCCAGTCCGCCGGGCTGAAGTGGGCGCCCCACGAACAGGGGCAGCCGGAGGAGGTGCACTGGCCGTACACGGAAATCTTCCAGCGGCAGATGCGCATGGAGCTGGGCATCGACACCGAGACGCGCCTGCGCATCCACCATCCGTCGATGCTCTGGGTGCGCGCGCCGACCCTGGGCGAAGGCTGGATCGGCGTGCCGCTCTATCCGCACCCGCTGCGCGGCCAGCAGATCTGGAGCGTGCTCGGCTGGTTCCTCGGCATCGGCCTGCTGTCCACCGCCGCCGCGTGGATCTTCGTGCGCCTGCTCAGCCAGCCGCTCAAGCGCCTGGTGTTCGCCTCCCGCGAGTTCGGCAAGGGGCGCAGCGTACGCCTGCCGCTGGGGCCGGAAACGCCCAGCGAGATGGCCGAGGTGTACCGGGCGTTCAACCAGATGGCCGACGATGTGGAGCAAGCCGGCCGCGAGCGCGAACTGATGCTCGCCGGGGTTTCCCACGACCTGCGCACGCCGCTGACGCGCCTGCGCCTGTCGCTGGAGCTGATGCCCGACAGCGACCGCGAGATGGTCGAGGACATGGTCCGCGACATCGAGGACATGGACGCCATCCTCGACCAGTTCCTCGCCTTCATCCGCGATGGGCGCGACGAATCGGTGGAAGAGGGTGACCTCGCCGACCTGATCCGCGAGGTGGCGGACGCCTTCAACCAGAACGGCAACCGCGTGCGCCTGTGCCTGGAGACGCTGCCGCTGTTCCGCTTCCGCCGGGTGTCGATCAAGCGCCTGCTGGGCAACCTGATCGAGAACGGCCTGAACCACGGCGGCGGCAAGGTCGAAGTGGCGGCCCACGTGGCCGGTGGCGGCGGCGCGCCCTATGTGGTGCTCAGCGTGCTCGACCGGGGTGCGGGCGTCGATCCGCAGGAGCTGGATAACATCTTCAACCCCTTCTTCCGCGGCGACAAAGCGCGCGGCGGCAAGGGCACCGGCCTCGGGCTGGCCATCGTCAAGCGCATCGCCGAACAGCACGGCGGCAGCATCGAGCTGCGCAACCGCGAGGGCGGTGGTGTGGAAGCGCGCGTCTGCCTGCCGCTGGGCCTGCTGCTGCCGCGCGACGCGCACTGA
- the rimB gene encoding retropepsin-like aspartic endopeptidase RimB — protein sequence MKTFDHLSVIGLREWIALPELGMVGLRAKIDTGASTSSLHASDIVPFERDGQSWVRFVAHLGTQVQRRHRCEAPVVTMKTIKSSNGHAQTRYVIRTLLALGDRAWPVEFTLACRKTMRYRVLLGSKALVQGQLVVNPGLTYVQDKPLIMVPATLPGDQ from the coding sequence TTGAAGACTTTCGACCACCTGTCGGTGATTGGTCTGCGCGAATGGATCGCCCTGCCCGAACTGGGCATGGTCGGCCTGCGCGCGAAGATCGACACCGGCGCCAGCACCTCCAGCCTGCATGCCAGCGACATCGTGCCGTTCGAGCGCGACGGGCAGAGCTGGGTGCGCTTCGTCGCCCACCTGGGCACCCAGGTGCAGCGCCGCCATCGCTGCGAGGCGCCGGTGGTGACGATGAAGACCATCAAGAGCTCCAACGGCCACGCCCAGACCCGCTACGTGATCCGCACCCTGCTGGCCCTGGGCGACCGCGCCTGGCCGGTGGAATTCACCCTGGCCTGCCGCAAGACCATGCGCTACCGCGTGCTGCTAGGCTCCAAGGCGCTGGTGCAGGGCCAACTGGTGGTCAACCCCGGCCTGACCTACGTGCAAGACAAACCCCTCATCATGGTTCCCGCCACCCTTCCAGGTGATCAATGA
- a CDS encoding phosphatase PAP2 family protein — protein MDKTTPFQATWSWKPFIACHLMALALLLLWLWEPTRSAMDLFDFSLFSLLNQPLATNEAWRLTWAVASTRPFDLLVGVILLLLLIRGDWIFKATQARAATFGFLCAAVVLVVVRILYAKIAHKLGWQHASISSVAPDAVRLENYFPQWQNTAFEVKDESARSFPGDHASVLLIWALFLTLFARTALQWVVIWGLALLFMLPRLVAGAHWGQDDYIGGVQMALVALAWSCFTPFAAVGSAALVRWTDPLFRLAAKIPLVNRLSVVTA, from the coding sequence ATGGACAAAACCACGCCGTTCCAAGCCACCTGGTCCTGGAAGCCGTTCATCGCCTGCCACCTGATGGCGCTCGCCCTGCTCCTGCTGTGGCTCTGGGAGCCCACCCGCAGCGCGATGGACCTGTTCGATTTCAGCCTGTTCAGCCTGCTCAACCAGCCGCTGGCGACGAACGAGGCCTGGCGCCTGACCTGGGCCGTGGCGAGCACCCGGCCGTTCGACCTGCTGGTCGGGGTGATCCTGCTGCTCCTGCTCATCCGTGGCGACTGGATCTTCAAGGCGACCCAGGCACGCGCGGCGACCTTCGGCTTTTTATGCGCGGCCGTCGTGCTGGTGGTGGTGCGCATCCTCTACGCCAAGATCGCCCACAAGCTGGGCTGGCAGCACGCGAGCATCTCCAGCGTGGCGCCGGATGCGGTGCGCCTGGAAAACTACTTCCCGCAGTGGCAGAACACCGCCTTCGAGGTGAAGGACGAGTCCGCCCGCAGCTTCCCCGGCGACCACGCCTCGGTGCTGCTGATCTGGGCGTTGTTCCTCACCCTGTTCGCCCGCACCGCCCTGCAATGGGTGGTGATCTGGGGCCTGGCGCTGCTGTTCATGCTGCCGCGCCTGGTCGCCGGCGCGCACTGGGGCCAGGACGATTACATCGGCGGCGTGCAGATGGCGCTGGTGGCCCTGGCCTGGAGCTGCTTCACCCCGTTCGCCGCCGTCGGCAGCGCCGCCCTGGTGCGCTGGACCGATCCGCTGTTCCGCCTGGCCGCGAAGATTCCGCTGGTCAACCGCCTGAGCGTCGTCACGGCCTGA
- the ompR gene encoding osmolarity response regulator transcription factor OmpR — protein MSNAATLPEGEKILVVDDDARLRRLLERFLDEQGYRVRAVENTEQMDRLLARELFQLVVLDLMMPGEDGLSACKRLRESNNQIPIIMLTAKGDESSRISGLEQGADDYLAKPFNPRELLARIKAVLRRQAPLVPGAPAGEDEIVTFGDYELHLATRELKKGEEVHMLTTGEFAVLKALVQHAREPLTRDKLMNLARGREWDALERSIDVQISRLRRLIEPDPSKPRYIQTVWGVGYVFVPDGAARK, from the coding sequence ATGAGCAACGCTGCCACCCTGCCCGAAGGCGAAAAGATCCTCGTGGTCGATGACGACGCGCGCCTGCGCCGTCTGCTGGAACGCTTCCTCGATGAGCAGGGTTATCGCGTCCGCGCCGTCGAAAACACCGAGCAGATGGACCGCCTGCTGGCCCGCGAGCTGTTCCAGCTGGTCGTGCTGGACCTGATGATGCCCGGCGAAGATGGCCTCTCCGCGTGCAAGCGCCTGCGCGAGTCGAACAACCAGATCCCGATCATCATGCTCACCGCCAAGGGCGACGAATCCAGCCGCATCTCGGGCCTGGAGCAGGGCGCCGACGACTACCTGGCCAAACCGTTCAACCCGCGCGAATTGCTGGCGCGGATCAAGGCCGTGCTGCGCCGCCAGGCGCCGCTGGTGCCGGGCGCGCCGGCCGGCGAGGACGAAATCGTCACCTTCGGCGACTACGAGCTGCACCTGGCCACCCGCGAGCTGAAGAAGGGCGAGGAAGTGCACATGCTCACCACCGGTGAGTTCGCCGTGCTCAAGGCCCTGGTGCAGCACGCCCGCGAGCCGCTGACCCGCGACAAGCTGATGAACCTCGCCCGCGGCCGCGAGTGGGACGCCCTGGAGCGCTCCATCGACGTGCAGATTTCCCGCCTGCGCCGGCTGATCGAGCCCGATCCGTCGAAGCCGCGCTATATCCAGACCGTCTGGGGCGTGGGCTACGTGTTCGTGCCGGATGGCGCGGCGCGCAAGTGA
- the rimK gene encoding 30S ribosomal protein S6--L-glutamate ligase has translation MKIAVLSRNPRLYSTRRLVEAGQQRGHEMVVIDTLRAYMNIASHKPQIHYRGKPLEGFDAVIPRIGASVTFYGCAVLRQFEMMGVFPLNESVAIARSRDKLRSLQLLSRKGIGLPVTGFAHSPDDVPDLIEMVGGAPLVIKLLEGTQGIGVVLCETEKAAESVLEAFMGLKHNIMVQEYIKEAGGADIRCFVVGDKVIASMKRQAAAGEFRSNLHRGGSASLIKITPEERMTAIRAAKVMGLHVAGVDILRSNHGPLVMEVNSSPGLEGIETTTGKDIAGVIIEYLEKNGGPHLARTKGKG, from the coding sequence ATGAAAATTGCTGTGCTGTCGCGCAATCCGCGTCTGTATTCCACCCGTCGACTGGTGGAGGCCGGGCAGCAACGCGGCCACGAGATGGTGGTGATCGACACCCTCCGCGCCTACATGAACATCGCCAGCCACAAGCCGCAGATCCACTACCGCGGCAAGCCGCTGGAGGGCTTCGACGCGGTGATCCCGCGGATCGGCGCGTCGGTGACCTTCTACGGCTGCGCCGTGCTGCGCCAGTTCGAGATGATGGGGGTGTTCCCGCTCAACGAATCGGTGGCCATCGCCCGCTCGCGCGACAAGCTGCGCTCGCTGCAACTGCTCTCGCGCAAGGGCATCGGCCTGCCGGTAACCGGCTTTGCCCACTCGCCCGATGACGTGCCGGACCTGATCGAGATGGTCGGCGGCGCGCCGCTGGTGATCAAGCTGCTCGAAGGCACCCAGGGCATCGGCGTGGTCCTCTGCGAGACGGAGAAGGCCGCCGAATCGGTGCTGGAGGCCTTCATGGGGCTCAAGCACAACATCATGGTGCAGGAGTACATCAAGGAAGCCGGCGGCGCCGACATCCGCTGCTTCGTGGTCGGCGACAAGGTGATCGCCTCGATGAAGCGCCAGGCCGCGGCCGGCGAGTTCCGCTCCAACCTGCACCGCGGCGGTAGCGCCAGCCTGATCAAGATCACCCCCGAGGAACGCATGACCGCCATCCGCGCCGCCAAGGTGATGGGCCTGCACGTGGCCGGCGTCGACATCCTGCGCTCCAACCACGGCCCCCTGGTGATGGAGGTGAACTCCTCGCCGGGCCTGGAAGGCATCGAGACCACCACCGGCAAGGACATCGCCGGGGTGATCATCGAATACCTGGAGAAGAACGGCGGGCCGCATCTGGCGCGGACCAAAGGCAAGGGGTAA
- a CDS encoding Tex family protein, protein MDSINTRIAEELSALPSGRVQPQQVAAAVALLDEGSTVPFIARYRKEVTGSLDDTQLRLLEERLRYLRELDERRGAILASIEEQGKLTPELAREINLADTKTRLEDLYLPYKQKRRTKGQIALEAGLGELADALFNDPSLTPESEAARFVDAEKGFADTRAVLEGAKYILMERFAEDATLLDRLRGFLKDNATLAARVVPGKETEGAKFSDYFEHDEPLKNAPSHRALAIFRGRNEGVLSVTLKVGEELPSSAHPCETMIGERFGISNQGRAADKWLSEVVRWTWKVKLYTHLETDLLGELREGADAEAINVFARNLHDLLLAAPAGPRATLGLDPGLRTGVKVAVVDATGKLLDTATVYPHAPKNQWDQTIAVLAALCAKHQVELIAIGNGTASRETDKLAAELIKKYPALKCTKIMVSEAGASVYSASELAAKEFPDLDVSLRGAVSIARRLQDPLAELVKIEPKSIGVGQYQHDVSQLQLARSLDAVVEDCVNAVGVDVNTASAALLARISGLNSTLAQNIVAHRDANGAFRTRDELKKVSRLGEKTFEQAAGFLRVMNGDNPLDASAVHPETYPLVQRIAADTGRDVRSLIGDSAFLKRLDPKKFTDEQFGLPTVTDILKELDKPGRDPRPEFKTAEFQEGVESLKDLTPGMVLEGVVTNVTNFGAFVDIGVHQDGLVHISALSEKFVKDPYEVVKAGDIVKVKVMEVDIPRNRVGLSMRMSDTPGEKVDGPRGGGRPGNGAPRGERSSAPRQPEKAPANNAMASLFANAKQLKKK, encoded by the coding sequence ATGGACAGCATTAACACCCGTATCGCCGAAGAGCTTTCCGCACTGCCCTCCGGCCGCGTTCAACCGCAGCAAGTCGCCGCTGCCGTCGCCCTCCTCGATGAAGGCTCCACCGTTCCCTTCATCGCCCGTTACCGGAAAGAAGTCACCGGCAGCCTGGATGACACCCAGCTGCGCCTGCTCGAAGAACGCCTGCGTTACCTGCGCGAGCTGGACGAGCGCCGTGGCGCGATCCTCGCCAGCATCGAGGAACAGGGCAAGCTGACCCCGGAGCTGGCCCGCGAAATCAACCTCGCCGACACCAAGACCCGCCTCGAAGACCTCTACCTGCCCTATAAGCAGAAGCGCCGCACCAAGGGCCAGATCGCCCTGGAAGCCGGCCTGGGCGAGCTGGCCGACGCGCTGTTCAATGACCCGAGCCTGACCCCGGAAAGCGAAGCCGCGCGCTTCGTCGATGCCGAGAAGGGCTTCGCCGACACCCGCGCCGTGCTCGAAGGCGCCAAGTACATCCTCATGGAGCGCTTCGCCGAGGACGCCACCCTGCTGGACCGCCTGCGCGGCTTCCTCAAGGACAACGCCACCCTCGCCGCGCGCGTGGTGCCGGGCAAGGAAACCGAAGGCGCCAAGTTCAGCGATTACTTCGAGCACGACGAGCCGCTGAAGAACGCGCCGTCGCACCGCGCCCTGGCGATCTTCCGCGGCCGCAACGAAGGCGTGCTGAGCGTCACCCTGAAAGTCGGCGAGGAGCTGCCGAGCTCCGCGCACCCGTGCGAAACCATGATCGGCGAGCGCTTCGGCATCAGCAACCAGGGCCGCGCCGCCGACAAGTGGCTGTCCGAAGTGGTGCGCTGGACCTGGAAGGTCAAGCTCTATACCCACCTGGAAACCGACCTGCTGGGCGAACTGCGCGAAGGCGCCGATGCCGAGGCGATCAACGTCTTCGCCCGTAACCTGCACGACCTGCTGCTGGCCGCACCGGCCGGCCCGCGCGCTACCCTGGGCCTGGACCCGGGCCTGCGCACCGGCGTGAAGGTCGCGGTGGTCGATGCCACCGGCAAGCTGCTGGATACCGCCACCGTCTACCCCCACGCGCCGAAGAACCAGTGGGACCAGACCATCGCCGTGCTCGCCGCGCTCTGCGCCAAGCACCAGGTGGAGCTGATCGCCATCGGCAACGGCACCGCCAGCCGCGAGACCGACAAGCTGGCCGCCGAGCTGATCAAGAAATACCCGGCGCTCAAGTGCACCAAGATCATGGTCAGCGAGGCCGGCGCGTCGGTGTACTCGGCCTCCGAGCTGGCCGCCAAGGAATTCCCGGACCTCGACGTTTCCCTGCGCGGCGCCGTGTCCATCGCGCGCCGCCTGCAGGACCCGCTGGCCGAGCTGGTGAAGATCGAGCCCAAGTCCATCGGCGTCGGTCAGTACCAGCACGACGTGTCCCAGCTGCAACTGGCGCGCAGCCTGGATGCCGTGGTGGAGGACTGCGTGAACGCCGTGGGCGTGGACGTCAACACCGCCTCCGCCGCGCTGCTGGCACGCATCTCCGGCCTCAACAGCACCCTGGCGCAGAACATCGTGGCGCACCGTGACGCCAACGGCGCGTTCCGCACCCGTGACGAGCTGAAGAAAGTCAGCCGCCTGGGCGAAAAGACCTTCGAGCAGGCCGCCGGCTTCCTCCGCGTGATGAACGGCGACAACCCGCTGGACGCCTCCGCGGTGCACCCGGAAACCTACCCGCTGGTGCAGCGCATCGCCGCCGACACCGGCCGCGACGTGCGCTCGCTGATCGGCGACTCGGCCTTCCTCAAGCGCCTGGACCCGAAGAAGTTCACCGACGAGCAGTTCGGCCTGCCCACCGTCACCGACATCCTCAAGGAACTCGACAAGCCCGGCCGCGACCCGCGCCCGGAGTTCAAGACCGCCGAGTTCCAGGAAGGCGTCGAGAGCCTCAAGGACCTGACGCCGGGCATGGTGCTCGAAGGCGTGGTGACCAACGTCACCAACTTCGGCGCCTTCGTCGACATCGGCGTCCACCAGGACGGCCTGGTGCACATCTCCGCGCTGTCGGAGAAGTTCGTCAAGGACCCGTACGAAGTGGTCAAGGCCGGTGACATCGTCAAGGTCAAGGTCATGGAAGTGGACATCCCGCGCAATCGCGTCGGCCTGTCCATGCGCATGAGCGACACCCCCGGCGAGAAGGTCGACGGTCCGCGCGGCGGCGGCCGCCCCGGCAACGGCGCTCCGCGTGGCGAGCGCAGCAGCGCCCCGCGCCAGCCGGAGAAGGCCCCGGCGAACAATGCCATGGCCTCGCTGTTCGCCAACGCCAAGCAGCTGAAGAAGAAGTGA
- a CDS encoding RNA-binding S4 domain-containing protein, with product MSEKDDDKVRLDKWLWAARFYKTRSLAKEAIDGGKVHCRGERCKPGKEPKVGEEYVIRTGFDERTVVVKALSMVRRGAPEAQLLYEETADSVKRREDASALRKAGALGVQTDGRPTKKQRRQLFSFRDQE from the coding sequence GTGAGCGAAAAAGACGACGACAAGGTCCGCCTGGACAAGTGGCTGTGGGCGGCACGCTTCTACAAGACCCGCTCCCTGGCCAAGGAAGCCATCGACGGCGGCAAGGTGCATTGCCGGGGCGAGCGCTGCAAGCCCGGCAAGGAGCCGAAGGTGGGTGAGGAATACGTGATCCGCACCGGCTTCGACGAGCGCACCGTGGTGGTGAAGGCGCTGTCGATGGTACGGCGCGGCGCGCCCGAGGCGCAGCTGCTGTATGAGGAGACCGCCGACAGCGTGAAGCGCCGCGAGGACGCCTCGGCGCTGCGCAAGGCCGGCGCGCTGGGTGTGCAGACCGACGGGCGGCCGACCAAGAAGCAGCGCCGCCAGCTGTTCAGCTTCCGCGATCAGGAGTGA
- a CDS encoding S66 peptidase family protein — protein MPASRPHAELTWSPIEGRVALVAPASAIAEDVLEATLRQLEVQGIDYHLGEHADARYRYLAGTTAQRLEDFHAAFELDDVSAVWCLRGGYGCGQLIPQLDWQRLEAASPRPLIGFSDISILLSAFHRQGLPAIHGMVATGLGLQPLSAPNEQRERLASLASISHVLAGGQGRLAVQHLTGPKGAVAGELIGGNLTALACMAGTAGALYVPDGAILVLEDVGEPYYRLERSLWQLLNSLDGARLGAICLGTFTDCPRKGVAHSLDEIFAEYAAALGVPLYHGLPSGHGAHNRAWPYGRAAVLEGKSLRWE, from the coding sequence ATGCCCGCTTCCCGTCCCCATGCCGAACTCACCTGGTCGCCCATCGAGGGCCGCGTCGCGCTGGTGGCGCCGGCCTCGGCGATTGCCGAGGACGTGCTGGAGGCCACCCTGCGCCAGCTGGAGGTGCAGGGCATCGACTACCACCTGGGCGAGCACGCCGACGCCCGTTACCGCTACCTGGCCGGCACCACGGCGCAGCGCCTGGAGGACTTCCACGCCGCCTTCGAGCTGGACGACGTCAGCGCCGTCTGGTGCCTGCGGGGCGGCTACGGCTGCGGGCAACTCATCCCGCAACTGGACTGGCAGCGTCTCGAGGCCGCGTCGCCGCGCCCGCTGATCGGCTTCTCGGACATCTCCATCCTGCTCAGCGCCTTCCACCGCCAGGGCCTGCCGGCGATCCACGGCATGGTTGCCACCGGGCTGGGCCTGCAACCCTTGAGCGCGCCGAACGAACAGCGCGAGCGCCTGGCGTCACTGGCCTCCATCAGCCACGTGCTGGCCGGCGGACAGGGCAGGCTGGCGGTGCAGCATCTGACGGGGCCGAAGGGCGCCGTGGCGGGCGAACTGATCGGCGGCAACCTCACCGCGCTGGCCTGCATGGCCGGCACCGCGGGCGCGCTGTACGTGCCCGATGGCGCCATCCTGGTGCTCGAGGACGTGGGCGAGCCCTACTACCGCCTCGAACGCAGCCTCTGGCAACTGCTCAACAGCCTGGACGGCGCGCGCCTGGGCGCGATCTGCCTGGGCACCTTCACCGATTGCCCGCGCAAGGGCGTGGCCCACAGCCTGGACGAGATCTTCGCCGAATACGCCGCGGCGCTGGGCGTGCCGCTCTACCACGGCCTGCCCAGCGGCCACGGCGCGCACAACCGCGCCTGGCCCTACGGCCGCGCGGCGGTGCTGGAAGGCAAATCCCTGCGCTGGGAGTAG
- a CDS encoding PaaI family thioesterase, whose product MVGLEPVSIGDGVAEVSLTMAEHLRNRGNMMHGGALFSLMDVAMGLACSSAHGFDRQSVTLECKINYIRAVAEGEVRCVARVLHAGRRSLVVEAEIHQGDKLVAKGQGTFAQL is encoded by the coding sequence ATGGTCGGCCTCGAGCCGGTCAGCATCGGCGATGGCGTGGCCGAGGTGAGCCTGACGATGGCCGAGCACCTGCGCAACCGTGGCAACATGATGCACGGCGGCGCGCTCTTCTCGCTGATGGATGTCGCCATGGGCCTGGCCTGCTCCAGTGCCCATGGCTTCGACCGGCAGAGCGTCACCCTGGAATGCAAGATCAACTATATCCGCGCGGTCGCCGAGGGCGAGGTGCGCTGTGTGGCCAGGGTCCTGCATGCCGGTCGCCGCTCGCTGGTGGTCGAGGCGGAGATCCACCAGGGCGACAAGCTGGTCGCCAAGGGACAAGGCACCTTCGCCCAGCTGTAA
- the hslO gene encoding Hsp33 family molecular chaperone HslO: protein MSQIDQSQRFLFDNTDVRGELVELDRSYAEVLAKHPYPQPVAQLLGEMLAAAALLCGTLKFDGLLVLQARSSGAVPLLMVECSSDREVRGLARYDAEAIGDAAGLPELMPHGVLTLTVDPRNGKRYQGIVPLEGATLAECLSTYFATSEQLPTRFWLNADSRRARGLLLQQLPADRQRDAESREASWQHVTTLADTLTAEELLGLDNATVLHRLYHEDDVRLFEPQPLVFRCSCSRERSANALVSLGQEDAERLLAEEDGEIVIDCQFCNQRYRFDGSDVAQLFSGGGSQTPSETRH, encoded by the coding sequence ATGTCCCAGATCGATCAAAGTCAGCGTTTCCTGTTCGACAACACCGACGTCCGCGGTGAACTGGTGGAGCTCGACCGCAGCTACGCCGAAGTGCTGGCCAAGCACCCCTACCCGCAGCCGGTCGCCCAGCTGCTGGGGGAAATGCTAGCCGCCGCGGCGCTGCTGTGCGGCACCCTCAAGTTCGACGGCCTGCTGGTGCTGCAGGCGCGCTCCAGCGGCGCCGTGCCGCTGCTGATGGTGGAATGCTCCAGTGATCGCGAAGTGCGCGGCCTGGCCCGCTACGATGCCGAGGCCATCGGCGATGCCGCCGGCCTGCCCGAGCTGATGCCCCACGGCGTGCTGACCCTGACCGTCGATCCGAGGAACGGCAAGCGCTACCAGGGCATCGTGCCGCTGGAGGGCGCGACCCTGGCCGAGTGCCTGTCGACCTACTTCGCCACCTCCGAACAGCTGCCGACCCGCTTCTGGCTCAACGCCGACAGCCGTCGCGCCCGCGGCCTGCTGCTGCAGCAGCTGCCGGCCGACCGCCAGCGCGACGCCGAGTCGCGCGAAGCCAGCTGGCAGCACGTCACCACCCTGGCCGATACCCTCACCGCCGAAGAGCTGCTGGGCCTGGACAACGCCACCGTGCTGCACCGCCTGTACCACGAGGACGACGTGCGCCTGTTCGAGCCGCAGCCGCTGGTGTTCCGCTGCAGTTGCTCGCGGGAACGCTCGGCCAATGCGCTGGTCAGTCTTGGGCAGGAAGACGCCGAGCGTCTGCTGGCCGAGGAGGACGGCGAGATCGTCATCGACTGCCAGTTCTGCAACCAGCGCTACCGTTTCGACGGCTCCGACGTCGCCCAGCTGTTCTCCGGCGGCGGCAGCCAGACACCGTCAGAAACCCGCCATTGA